One window of the Sparus aurata chromosome 17, fSpaAur1.1, whole genome shotgun sequence genome contains the following:
- the lpcat3 gene encoding lysophospholipid acyltransferase 5 isoform X2 — MAAPLLEGLSESLGSPEPAVRLILSILIGYPFALVYRRFLFYQPATVIHLFHAFSGLALAAFNFGSQLYHSAVCILVQFLMLRLMGRTVTTVLCSFTFQMIYLLAGYYYTATEEYDIKWTMPHCVLTLKLVGLSFDYYDGGQEPSQLSSEQKKAALPSVPSLLEVYGFSYFYGGFLVGPQFTLRSYQKLVAGELTDCPGEPPNSVIPAMKRFALGFLCLVIYAIFSPYYPDSYYLTDEYEAQPFWYRCVFILLWAKVILYKYVSCWVIAEGVCILTGLGYNGVVDGKAQWDACANMKVWLFETTPLFGGTISSFNINTNAWAARNVFKRLKFLGNKTLSHVATLFFLTIWHGLHSGYILCFSMEFFIITVERQALALVRDSPLLSKLANSPLYPLIYVVQQFFHWLFMGYPLVAFCLFTYDKWLKVYSSIYFCGHAFFLVAFLIMPYLRKALVPRKERSQIKQD; from the exons ATGGCGGCTCCCTTACTGGAGGGTCTGTCGGAGTCCTTAGGTTCCCCGGAACCAGCGGTTCGACTCATTTTATCTATCTTAATCG GGTATCCCTTTGCCCTGGTGTACCGGCGGTTCTTGTTTTACCAGCCTGCCACAGTTATACACTTGTTCCACGCCTTCTCTGGACTGGCACTAGCAGCATTCAACTTTG GCTCTCAGCTCTATCACTCCGCAGTATGCATCCTTGTCCAATTCCTGAtgctgaggctcatgggaagGACGGTAACAACTGTCCTCTGCAGCTTTACCTTTCAAATG ATATACCTGCTGGCAGGTTATTACTACACAGCGACCGAGGAGTATGACATCAAATGGACTATGCCTCATTGTGTCCTCACTCTCAAACTTGTTG GTTTGTCATTTGATTACTATGACGGCGGGCAGGAACCA TCCCAGCTGAGTTCAGAACAGAAGAAAGCAGCCCTGCCGTCTGTGCCCTCGCTGCTCGAGGTGTACGGCTTTTCCTACTTCTATGGAGGCTTCCTGGTGGGGCCCCAGTTTACACTGCGCAGCTACCAGAAGCTGGTGGCAGGGGAGCTCACTGACTGCCCTGGAGAGCCTCCTAATAG TGTTATACCGGCTATGAAGAGGTTTGCTCTAGGTTTTCTCTGCCTAGTGATATATGCAATATTTAGCCCCTATTATCCAGACAGCTACTACTTAACAGATGAGTATGAG GCTCAGCCCTTCTGGTATCgctgtgtgtttattctgcTTTGGGCTAAAGTCATTTTGTATAAATATGTCAGCTGTTGGGTTATAGCG GAGGGTGTATGTATATTAACTGGATTAGGCTACAACGGTGTCGTGGATGGAAAGGCCCAGTGGGACGCCTGTGCCAACATGAAGGTGTGGCTGTTTGAAACCACGCCACTTTTTGGAGGAACCATTTCTTCCttcaacatcaacacaaacGCATGGGCTGCCAG aaatgtcttcaagCGATTGAAGTTCCTGGGCAACAAGACCCTCTCCCATGTGGCCACACTCTTCTTTCTAACGATCTGGCATGGCCTTCACTCCGGATACATCCTGTGTTTCTCCATGGAGTTCTTCATCATCACGGTAGAGAGACAG gcCCTGGCACTAGTGAGGGACAGTCCCTTGCTGTCAAAGCTGGCCAACAGCCCGCTCTACCCTCTCATCTATGTAGTCCAGCAGTTTTTCCACTGGCTCTTCATGGGCTACCCCCTGGTGGCATTCTGCCTCTTCACCTATGACAAATGGCTCAAG gtgtATTCGTCCATCTATTTCTGTGGACATGCATTCTTTCTCGTAGCCTTTTTAATCATGCCATACCTCCGTAAGGCGCTGGTGCCTAGGAAAGAACGGAGCCAGATAAAGCAGGATTAA
- the lpcat3 gene encoding lysophospholipid acyltransferase 5 isoform X1 codes for MAAPLLEGLSESLGSPEPAVRLILSILIGYPFALVYRRFLFYQPATVIHLFHAFSGLALAAFNFAGSQLYHSAVCILVQFLMLRLMGRTVTTVLCSFTFQMIYLLAGYYYTATEEYDIKWTMPHCVLTLKLVGLSFDYYDGGQEPSQLSSEQKKAALPSVPSLLEVYGFSYFYGGFLVGPQFTLRSYQKLVAGELTDCPGEPPNSVIPAMKRFALGFLCLVIYAIFSPYYPDSYYLTDEYEAQPFWYRCVFILLWAKVILYKYVSCWVIAEGVCILTGLGYNGVVDGKAQWDACANMKVWLFETTPLFGGTISSFNINTNAWAARNVFKRLKFLGNKTLSHVATLFFLTIWHGLHSGYILCFSMEFFIITVERQALALVRDSPLLSKLANSPLYPLIYVVQQFFHWLFMGYPLVAFCLFTYDKWLKVYSSIYFCGHAFFLVAFLIMPYLRKALVPRKERSQIKQD; via the exons ATGGCGGCTCCCTTACTGGAGGGTCTGTCGGAGTCCTTAGGTTCCCCGGAACCAGCGGTTCGACTCATTTTATCTATCTTAATCG GGTATCCCTTTGCCCTGGTGTACCGGCGGTTCTTGTTTTACCAGCCTGCCACAGTTATACACTTGTTCCACGCCTTCTCTGGACTGGCACTAGCAGCATTCAACTTTG caGGCTCTCAGCTCTATCACTCCGCAGTATGCATCCTTGTCCAATTCCTGAtgctgaggctcatgggaagGACGGTAACAACTGTCCTCTGCAGCTTTACCTTTCAAATG ATATACCTGCTGGCAGGTTATTACTACACAGCGACCGAGGAGTATGACATCAAATGGACTATGCCTCATTGTGTCCTCACTCTCAAACTTGTTG GTTTGTCATTTGATTACTATGACGGCGGGCAGGAACCA TCCCAGCTGAGTTCAGAACAGAAGAAAGCAGCCCTGCCGTCTGTGCCCTCGCTGCTCGAGGTGTACGGCTTTTCCTACTTCTATGGAGGCTTCCTGGTGGGGCCCCAGTTTACACTGCGCAGCTACCAGAAGCTGGTGGCAGGGGAGCTCACTGACTGCCCTGGAGAGCCTCCTAATAG TGTTATACCGGCTATGAAGAGGTTTGCTCTAGGTTTTCTCTGCCTAGTGATATATGCAATATTTAGCCCCTATTATCCAGACAGCTACTACTTAACAGATGAGTATGAG GCTCAGCCCTTCTGGTATCgctgtgtgtttattctgcTTTGGGCTAAAGTCATTTTGTATAAATATGTCAGCTGTTGGGTTATAGCG GAGGGTGTATGTATATTAACTGGATTAGGCTACAACGGTGTCGTGGATGGAAAGGCCCAGTGGGACGCCTGTGCCAACATGAAGGTGTGGCTGTTTGAAACCACGCCACTTTTTGGAGGAACCATTTCTTCCttcaacatcaacacaaacGCATGGGCTGCCAG aaatgtcttcaagCGATTGAAGTTCCTGGGCAACAAGACCCTCTCCCATGTGGCCACACTCTTCTTTCTAACGATCTGGCATGGCCTTCACTCCGGATACATCCTGTGTTTCTCCATGGAGTTCTTCATCATCACGGTAGAGAGACAG gcCCTGGCACTAGTGAGGGACAGTCCCTTGCTGTCAAAGCTGGCCAACAGCCCGCTCTACCCTCTCATCTATGTAGTCCAGCAGTTTTTCCACTGGCTCTTCATGGGCTACCCCCTGGTGGCATTCTGCCTCTTCACCTATGACAAATGGCTCAAG gtgtATTCGTCCATCTATTTCTGTGGACATGCATTCTTTCTCGTAGCCTTTTTAATCATGCCATACCTCCGTAAGGCGCTGGTGCCTAGGAAAGAACGGAGCCAGATAAAGCAGGATTAA